Proteins encoded within one genomic window of Thermus sp. LT1-2-5:
- a CDS encoding LptF/LptG family permease — translation MKTLDRYLLREALGLFGLGLLFIVLLFLAGAVYEVLAPLVAKGADPYTLLAYLLYRTPEAVARGAPVAYFFALLLLLSRMAEDSELKALLALGVGRGRVLMPLLLLGGGIALFTFFLGESLVPRALAQGQDLLRRQVLERPRTLLTPGTTFQDAQGRVVYVGEVAGERIGKLRVVSREEVLLAERGSFQGGVLRVEEGKRLTYEGDRPRTLTRFREGELVLKDLTFDPWQNPANRMTLAELRREVARLRAQGVRAGLEATTYYRRYAEPLAAPIFALFAVGLAFYLLGGSRSLGLVGVAVLTFLYYATWSVGRIMGEQNALDPLLAAWGPNLVFGLLALLLFLGGRR, via the coding sequence GTGAAGACCCTGGACCGCTACCTCCTGCGGGAAGCCTTGGGCCTTTTCGGCCTGGGCCTCCTCTTCATCGTCCTCCTCTTCCTGGCGGGGGCGGTCTACGAGGTCCTGGCCCCCTTGGTGGCCAAGGGGGCGGACCCCTACACCCTCCTCGCCTACCTCCTCTACCGCACCCCCGAGGCGGTGGCCCGGGGGGCCCCGGTGGCCTATTTCTTCGCCCTTTTGCTCCTCCTTTCCCGCATGGCGGAGGACTCCGAGCTCAAGGCCCTCCTGGCCCTGGGGGTGGGGCGGGGGCGGGTGCTCATGCCCCTCCTCCTCCTGGGCGGGGGGATCGCCCTTTTCACCTTTTTCCTGGGGGAAAGCCTGGTGCCAAGAGCCCTAGCCCAGGGGCAGGACCTCCTGAGGCGGCAGGTCCTGGAGAGGCCCCGCACCCTCCTAACCCCAGGGACCACCTTCCAGGACGCCCAAGGGCGGGTGGTGTACGTGGGGGAGGTGGCCGGGGAGCGGATTGGGAAGCTCAGGGTGGTGTCCCGGGAAGAGGTCCTCCTGGCGGAACGGGGAAGCTTCCAAGGAGGGGTGCTCCGGGTGGAGGAGGGCAAGCGCCTCACCTACGAGGGGGACCGCCCCCGCACCCTCACCCGCTTCCGGGAGGGCGAGCTGGTGCTTAAAGACCTCACCTTCGATCCCTGGCAGAACCCGGCGAACCGGATGACCCTCGCCGAGCTCCGGCGGGAGGTGGCGCGGCTTAGGGCCCAGGGGGTGCGGGCGGGCCTCGAGGCCACCACCTACTACCGCCGCTACGCCGAGCCCCTGGCCGCCCCCATCTTCGCCCTCTTCGCCGTGGGGCTCGCCTTTTACCTCCTTGGGGGAAGCCGGAGCCTGGGGCTTGTGGGGGTGGCGGTCCTCACCTTCCTCTACTACGCCACCTGGAGCGTGGGCCGCATCATGGGGGAACAAAACGCCTTGGACCCCCTCCTGGCCGCCTGGGGGCCCAACCTCGTCTTTGGGCTTTTGGCCCTCCTCCTCTTCCTGGGAGGTAGGCGGTGA
- a CDS encoding TatA/E family twin arginine-targeting protein translocase, which translates to MNLGMPEILVILVVALLIFGPKKLPELGRSLGQSIREFKRGAQEIREELEKAVDVKEEPKKVAEPAPAGGKEEPKA; encoded by the coding sequence ATGAACCTGGGCATGCCGGAAATCCTGGTGATCCTGGTGGTGGCCCTCCTCATCTTCGGGCCCAAGAAGCTTCCGGAGCTTGGCCGCTCCTTGGGTCAGAGCATCCGGGAGTTCAAGCGGGGGGCGCAGGAGATCCGCGAGGAGCTGGAAAAGGCGGTGGACGTGAAGGAGGAGCCCAAGAAGGTAGCCGAGCCCGCCCCCGCCGGGGGTAAGGAGGAGCCCAAGGCTTGA
- a CDS encoding SDR family oxidoreductase, producing MLQGKAFLVTGAGGALARALIPALHGAGARLFLSDPRPERMAERAQAVGGKTFVADLTRLEEAEALARFVEREAPLYGVVHTVGGFAAGRFLDSDPGLYDWLLDLNLRTTHNLLRAVLPYMEKRGEGFFAAIAAGPAWSGIGPGRALYTMAKTALASLLKSLQGEVEGVRFLVVYPMGTLDTEANRRAMPEADHRRWIAPELVAEAIVQAAAARGGRLLELPIYPPL from the coding sequence ATGCTGCAAGGGAAAGCCTTTTTGGTTACGGGGGCGGGGGGCGCTTTGGCCCGCGCCCTCATCCCTGCCCTGCACGGGGCGGGGGCTAGGCTCTTCCTCTCCGACCCCCGGCCGGAGCGCATGGCGGAAAGGGCGCAGGCGGTAGGGGGCAAGACCTTCGTGGCCGACCTCACCCGCCTCGAGGAGGCCGAGGCCCTGGCCCGCTTCGTGGAGCGGGAAGCGCCCCTCTACGGCGTGGTCCACACCGTGGGGGGCTTCGCCGCCGGGCGCTTTCTGGACTCCGACCCCGGGCTTTACGACTGGCTGTTGGACCTAAACCTCCGCACCACCCATAACCTCCTCCGGGCGGTCCTCCCCTACATGGAAAAGCGGGGGGAGGGGTTCTTCGCCGCCATCGCCGCCGGCCCCGCCTGGAGCGGGATCGGCCCCGGAAGGGCCCTTTACACCATGGCCAAGACCGCCCTGGCGAGCCTCCTCAAGTCCCTGCAGGGGGAGGTGGAGGGGGTGCGCTTCCTGGTGGTCTACCCCATGGGCACCCTGGACACCGAGGCCAACCGCCGGGCCATGCCCGAGGCGGACCACCGCCGCTGGATCGCCCCCGAGCTGGTGGCCGAGGCCATCGTCCAGGCCGCCGCGGCTAGGGGCGGGAGGCTTTTGGAGCTCCCCATCTACCCGCCCCTTTAG
- a CDS encoding FAD-binding dehydrogenase, whose product MDADVVVVGGGLAGLVVATEVAARGKRVLLLEQEPHLGGQAYWSFGGLFLVNSPEQRRLGIRDTVELAFQDWLGAAGYHREEDYYGQLWAQAYLSFASGEKRAWLASLGVRFFPVVGWAERGGGLATGHGNSVPRFHIVWGTGPGLLEPFLRRAEALREAGSLRVLLRHRVEEVWVEGGKAVGVMGVVLEEDPKPRGVPTSRKALREFAFRAQAVVLATGGIGANLDLVRRHWPERMGKPPERMLSGVPDHVDGSGLFLAERAGARLVNLDRMWHYPEGVENHSPIWTNHGIRILPGPSALWVDATGRRLPPPLFPGFDALETLRHLRHTGFDWSWFILDLRTLKKEFALSGSEQNPDLTERSWFQVVKNRLFGPSAPVRAFLERGKDFLVAEHLSDLLRKMDALVPGVLDPVRLEAELRARDLELLNPFAKDGQVLALHTFRRYRGDRLFRVAKPAPFLSGKGPLVAVRLWTLTRKTLGGIQTDLKARALTPKGDPLPGLYAVGEAAGFGGGGFHGYKALEGTFLGGCLFTGRQAARALLEGLE is encoded by the coding sequence ATGGATGCGGACGTGGTGGTGGTGGGCGGGGGGCTCGCTGGCCTGGTGGTGGCCACGGAGGTGGCGGCCCGGGGGAAGCGGGTTCTCCTCCTGGAGCAGGAACCCCACCTGGGGGGGCAGGCGTACTGGTCCTTTGGGGGGCTTTTTTTGGTGAACTCCCCCGAGCAACGCCGGCTTGGCATTCGCGACACGGTGGAATTGGCCTTCCAAGACTGGCTGGGGGCTGCCGGCTACCACCGGGAGGAGGACTACTATGGCCAGCTTTGGGCCCAGGCTTATTTGAGTTTTGCCTCCGGGGAGAAGCGGGCCTGGCTCGCTTCCTTGGGGGTGCGCTTTTTCCCGGTGGTGGGCTGGGCGGAGCGGGGCGGGGGCCTGGCCACGGGCCACGGCAACTCTGTTCCCCGTTTCCACATCGTCTGGGGCACGGGGCCGGGCCTCTTGGAGCCCTTTTTGCGCCGGGCGGAGGCCTTGCGGGAGGCGGGAAGCCTCCGGGTTCTCCTCCGCCACCGGGTGGAGGAGGTGTGGGTGGAGGGGGGAAAGGCGGTGGGGGTGATGGGCGTGGTGTTGGAGGAAGACCCCAAGCCCCGGGGGGTGCCCACCAGCCGCAAGGCCCTGAGGGAGTTCGCCTTCCGCGCCCAGGCGGTGGTGCTGGCCACGGGGGGGATTGGGGCCAACCTGGACCTGGTGCGCCGCCATTGGCCGGAGCGCATGGGCAAGCCGCCGGAGAGGATGCTTTCCGGCGTGCCCGACCACGTGGACGGCTCCGGGCTCTTCCTGGCGGAGCGGGCGGGGGCACGCCTCGTCAACCTGGACCGCATGTGGCACTACCCCGAGGGGGTGGAGAACCATAGCCCCATCTGGACGAACCACGGCATCCGCATCCTCCCCGGGCCCTCGGCCCTCTGGGTGGACGCCACGGGAAGGCGCCTTCCCCCACCCCTTTTCCCCGGTTTTGACGCCTTGGAAACCCTGCGCCACCTGCGCCACACCGGTTTTGACTGGAGCTGGTTTATCCTAGACCTGCGCACCCTGAAGAAGGAGTTCGCCCTCTCGGGCTCGGAGCAGAACCCGGACCTCACCGAAAGGAGCTGGTTCCAGGTGGTGAAAAACCGTCTGTTTGGGCCCAGCGCCCCCGTGCGGGCCTTCTTGGAGCGGGGCAAGGACTTTTTGGTGGCGGAGCACCTTTCCGACCTCCTGCGGAAGATGGATGCCCTGGTTCCCGGGGTTTTGGACCCCGTGCGCCTCGAGGCGGAACTCCGGGCCCGGGACCTGGAACTCCTCAACCCCTTCGCCAAGGACGGCCAAGTCCTCGCCCTCCACACCTTCCGCCGTTACCGGGGAGACCGGCTTTTCCGCGTGGCCAAGCCCGCCCCTTTCCTCTCAGGGAAGGGCCCCTTGGTGGCGGTGCGCCTTTGGACCCTTACCCGCAAGACCCTGGGAGGCATCCAGACGGACCTCAAGGCCCGGGCCCTCACCCCCAAGGGCGACCCCCTTCCCGGGCTTTACGCCGTGGGGGAGGCGGCGGGGTTTGGGGGTGGGGGGTTCCACGGGTACAAGGCCCTGGAGGGCACCTTCCTCGGGGGGTGCCTCTTCACGGGGCGCCAGGCGGCGAGGGCGCTTCTGGAGGGGCTAGAATAG
- the tatC gene encoding twin-arginine translocase subunit TatC, with product MKEAPLVEHLEELRTRLLFSLLAWAVGTGVAWTFRVQLLDWLKRPLDLAAKQNGIQVNLIVLDITEPFLVSLKVAAFGGLVLALPFIVYQVWAFIAPGLYEHEKRLAGPFLLGAGFSFALGALFAYYGFLPFAIPFLLGFLGDVVTPQISIGRYMGQVLMMMTVMGLVFEMPVVSYLLARLGLLSSAFLARNWRVAVVLLLTLAAVITPTVDVVSLSIVTLPLLVLYWISVLVARLAERQRPKEETA from the coding sequence TTGAAGGAGGCCCCTCTAGTAGAACACCTGGAGGAGCTCCGCACCCGGCTCCTCTTTTCCCTTCTTGCTTGGGCGGTGGGCACCGGGGTGGCCTGGACCTTCCGGGTTCAGCTTCTGGACTGGCTCAAGCGCCCTTTGGACCTGGCGGCCAAGCAAAACGGCATCCAGGTGAACCTCATCGTTCTGGACATCACCGAGCCCTTTTTGGTTTCCTTGAAGGTGGCCGCCTTCGGCGGGCTGGTCCTGGCCTTGCCCTTTATCGTCTACCAGGTCTGGGCCTTCATCGCTCCCGGGCTTTACGAGCACGAGAAGCGTTTGGCGGGGCCTTTTCTCCTGGGGGCGGGGTTTAGCTTTGCCCTGGGGGCCCTTTTCGCCTACTACGGCTTTTTGCCCTTCGCCATCCCCTTCCTCTTGGGCTTCTTGGGGGACGTGGTCACGCCCCAGATCTCCATCGGCCGCTACATGGGCCAGGTGCTCATGATGATGACCGTCATGGGCCTGGTCTTTGAGATGCCGGTGGTGAGCTACCTCCTGGCCCGCCTGGGCCTCCTTTCCTCTGCCTTTTTGGCCCGGAACTGGCGGGTGGCCGTGGTCCTCCTCCTCACCCTGGCGGCGGTCATCACCCCCACGGTGGACGTGGTGTCCTTGTCCATCGTCACCTTGCCCCTGCTTGTCCTCTACTGGATCTCCGTGTTGGTGGCCCGCTTGGCCGAGCGGCAAAGGCCCAAGGAAGAAACCGCTTGA
- a CDS encoding VanZ family protein: protein MRPLFLALALAHMGLLWWLSDQPQTGLGLPHPWDKGAHFLAYALLGLLLRLGLGRFSWAFLGASLYGVVDEYHQSLVPGREAFGLDLVADTLGAFFGAKGAGRWGAPKASRP, encoded by the coding sequence GTGCGCCCCCTCTTCCTCGCCTTGGCCCTGGCCCACATGGGCCTCCTCTGGTGGCTTTCGGACCAGCCCCAGACGGGGCTTGGCCTACCCCACCCTTGGGACAAGGGGGCCCACTTCCTGGCCTACGCCCTTTTGGGCCTCCTCCTCCGCCTGGGTCTGGGCCGGTTTTCCTGGGCCTTCCTGGGGGCTTCCCTCTACGGGGTGGTGGACGAGTACCACCAAAGCCTCGTCCCCGGCCGGGAGGCCTTCGGCCTAGACCTGGTGGCGGACACCTTGGGGGCGTTTTTCGGGGCTAAAGGGGCGGGTAGATGGGGAGCTCCAAAAGCCTCCCGCCCCTAG
- a CDS encoding 4Fe-4S dicluster domain-containing protein, whose product MGLLDNLLNAFLKATDPRPRYTEARCLLYKNSVGGCDRCYQACPKGAVRLEGWRVELDEVLCTGCGLCTGVCPGLALEYPLGGIQEALIRGKGQLRCSKAEGKGEEVLCLGRLTPGLLAEAGSRFGRLVLARGDCAHCRIGGPSVPEHLERMAEAARRYFPVEVEVRQGELPGEKVGRRELFQALLGSAKRTAADLVPELPLPQEPEEKGLPAELRLRFLAASRAEEVAWPRIRVEEGCTLCPVCTNVCPTGAVYRVREGEEYVLRLKVEACTGCGACVESCPPQVIRLEAAPKEEVGQELELFRGKPPWYDL is encoded by the coding sequence ATGGGCCTCTTGGACAACCTCCTCAACGCCTTTCTCAAGGCCACGGACCCCAGGCCCCGCTACACCGAGGCCCGCTGCCTCCTCTACAAGAACAGCGTGGGGGGGTGCGACCGATGCTACCAGGCCTGTCCCAAGGGGGCGGTGCGCCTGGAGGGGTGGCGGGTGGAGCTGGACGAGGTCTTGTGCACGGGCTGCGGCCTCTGCACCGGGGTCTGCCCCGGCCTCGCCCTGGAGTACCCCTTGGGGGGCATCCAGGAGGCCCTGATCCGGGGCAAGGGGCAGCTTCGCTGTTCCAAGGCGGAGGGCAAGGGAGAAGAGGTCCTGTGCCTGGGCCGGCTCACCCCCGGGCTTTTGGCCGAGGCGGGAAGCCGTTTTGGCCGGCTGGTCCTGGCCCGGGGGGACTGCGCCCACTGCCGCATCGGGGGGCCCTCGGTGCCGGAGCACCTGGAGAGGATGGCGGAAGCGGCCCGGCGCTACTTCCCCGTGGAGGTGGAGGTGCGCCAAGGGGAGCTTCCCGGGGAAAAGGTGGGGCGGCGGGAGCTCTTCCAGGCCCTTTTGGGAAGCGCCAAGCGCACCGCCGCCGACCTGGTCCCCGAGCTTCCCCTGCCCCAGGAGCCCGAGGAAAAGGGCTTGCCGGCGGAGCTTCGCCTCCGCTTTCTCGCCGCCTCCCGGGCCGAGGAGGTGGCCTGGCCCCGGATCCGGGTGGAGGAGGGGTGTACCCTGTGCCCGGTCTGCACCAACGTCTGCCCCACGGGGGCGGTCTACCGGGTGCGGGAGGGGGAGGAGTACGTTCTGAGGCTCAAGGTGGAGGCCTGCACCGGGTGCGGGGCCTGCGTGGAAAGCTGCCCGCCCCAGGTGATCCGCCTCGAGGCCGCTCCTAAGGAGGAGGTGGGCCAGGAGTTGGAGCTTTTCCGGGGCAAACCTCCCTGGTACGACCTTTGA
- a CDS encoding bifunctional 3-deoxy-7-phosphoheptulonate synthase/chorismate mutase: MDERILALRKEVDRVNRELLRLLSERGRLVQEIGRIQTELGLPHYDPKREEEMLAYLTAENPGPFPNETIRKLFKEIFQASLDLEERQDQKKFLYSKKYKPEPTKVRVKDVVFGEKPLLIAGPCSIESEEQVMETARFLAQRGVKVLRGGAFKPRTSPYGFQGLGVEGLKLGRKAADAFGMVFVTEVMDTRDVEVVAEYADILQIGARNMQNFALLKEVGRSGKPVLLKRGLSATMEEWFYAAEYILSQGNERVILAERGIRTFERWTRNTLDLSAVALAKQETHLPVVVDVTHAAGRTDLLAPLARAALAVGADGVHVEVHPNPKVALSDNQQQMDFAQFDRFLAVIGDLLEG, translated from the coding sequence ATGGACGAGCGCATCCTGGCCTTGCGCAAAGAGGTGGACCGGGTGAACCGGGAATTGTTGCGCCTCCTTTCCGAAAGGGGGAGGCTGGTGCAGGAGATCGGCCGCATCCAGACGGAGCTTGGCCTTCCCCACTACGACCCTAAGCGGGAAGAGGAGATGCTGGCCTACCTCACGGCGGAAAACCCCGGCCCCTTCCCCAACGAGACCATTCGCAAGCTCTTCAAGGAAATCTTCCAGGCAAGCCTGGACCTAGAGGAGCGCCAGGACCAGAAGAAGTTCCTCTACTCCAAAAAGTACAAGCCTGAGCCCACGAAGGTGCGGGTCAAGGACGTGGTGTTCGGGGAGAAGCCCCTCCTCATCGCCGGGCCTTGCTCCATTGAGTCGGAGGAGCAGGTGATGGAAACGGCCCGCTTCCTTGCCCAGAGGGGGGTGAAAGTCCTTCGGGGCGGGGCCTTCAAGCCGCGGACAAGCCCCTACGGCTTCCAGGGCCTGGGGGTGGAAGGCCTGAAGCTCGGGCGCAAGGCGGCGGACGCCTTCGGCATGGTGTTCGTCACCGAGGTCATGGACACCCGGGACGTGGAGGTGGTGGCGGAGTACGCCGACATCCTCCAGATCGGGGCCCGCAACATGCAAAACTTCGCCCTCCTGAAGGAGGTGGGCCGCTCCGGGAAGCCCGTTTTGCTCAAGCGGGGGCTTTCCGCCACCATGGAGGAGTGGTTCTACGCGGCGGAGTACATTCTCTCCCAGGGGAACGAAAGGGTGATCCTGGCGGAAAGGGGAATCCGCACCTTTGAGCGCTGGACCCGCAACACCTTGGACCTTTCCGCCGTGGCCTTGGCCAAGCAGGAAACCCACCTGCCGGTGGTGGTGGACGTGACCCACGCCGCCGGGCGCACCGACCTCCTCGCCCCCCTGGCCCGGGCGGCCTTGGCCGTGGGGGCGGACGGGGTCCACGTGGAGGTCCACCCCAACCCCAAGGTGGCCCTTTCCGACAACCAGCAGCAGATGGACTTCGCCCAGTTTGACCGCTTTTTGGCGGTCATAGGGGACCTCCTCGAGGGCTAA
- a CDS encoding LPS-assembly protein LptD — protein sequence MRWALLFLLFLLPAWAQGENVLKVLEAERLELREEGGEEVYVLVGNPVRMERNGEALEAERVTYFRTRRLLYLSGQVRYRDREGRLIEAEELQIDLSDESFDALSVRIEAKDLLLTGPLCQRAAGAILLERGYATPCAACGQEVPDYAFRAREIVLYPGDRVVARGVVLLWREEPLLELPVLLLYLSERRPRLEVGQDEGGFFFKADLPYVAAFGLGYTLFRYYQGRGFGLGFDHVGVGEAKERYFFLHTPPDTFQYRGEYALKRREFSLTALLERDDTKEKLSRFRLEALLPGSPTPQDWRYALRLEGFLDHDEATPPPRTLQRLPELEVQSPTLREGPFSLQASLLLGRYLAETNPLNRSARALGPYAEAGRALFAHAESLALTPWPGASLRGENRFRGFYYTTQNPNGEYERQVDWTTSLSLRQALGGFSLEAAYQRSVQEGESPFRFDALPNRKSHQATLSLGFQERPLFLNLKGGRDLEGNRYLPLEAEARLQDQGYSLRLYHKRGLEGEGPLETQGEAGLTPYPFSLRASLRYDHTKALFDPLTLQGALALPAGSLSLTHRHGLNGEGALTTDLTFALRESATAYTLQGRRDWQKDTLALQGQAILGPQSLSLQATLDREALAYALGFRTGEAPGPLLDLLLSGRFQEGPKGSNLRLSLSQALPEAGFRFTANLHLPEVQDGEIYLKDATFSGGVELWPPIPLDEGVLPGLSLSGSLSYLRQPTRPEGYTLALRGFGPTLTFLGRENTKLHLTALLTQDLPGETLRPKFILTLDRCCWALRYTLDAAKGEVRLAFLYGGQAAEVLMDEEGVRLGGLP from the coding sequence GTGAGGTGGGCCCTTCTTTTCCTCCTCTTCCTCCTTCCCGCCTGGGCCCAGGGGGAAAACGTCCTGAAGGTTCTGGAGGCGGAAAGGCTGGAGCTTCGGGAGGAAGGCGGGGAGGAGGTCTACGTGCTGGTGGGAAACCCGGTGCGCATGGAGCGGAACGGGGAAGCCCTGGAGGCGGAGCGGGTTACGTACTTCCGCACCCGAAGGCTTTTGTACCTCTCGGGGCAGGTGCGCTACCGGGACCGGGAGGGCCGCCTCATCGAAGCAGAAGAGCTCCAGATAGACCTCTCCGACGAGAGCTTTGACGCCCTTTCCGTGCGCATAGAGGCCAAGGACCTCCTCCTCACCGGGCCCCTTTGCCAGAGGGCGGCGGGGGCCATCCTCCTGGAAAGGGGCTACGCCACCCCCTGCGCCGCCTGCGGCCAGGAGGTGCCCGACTACGCTTTCCGCGCCCGGGAGATCGTCCTCTACCCGGGGGACCGGGTGGTGGCCCGGGGGGTGGTGCTCCTTTGGCGGGAGGAGCCCCTTTTGGAGCTTCCCGTCCTCCTCCTCTACCTTTCGGAAAGGCGGCCCCGCCTCGAGGTGGGCCAGGACGAGGGGGGGTTCTTCTTTAAGGCGGACCTGCCCTACGTGGCCGCCTTCGGCCTCGGCTACACCCTCTTCCGCTACTACCAGGGGCGGGGCTTTGGCCTCGGCTTCGACCACGTGGGGGTGGGGGAGGCCAAGGAGCGCTACTTCTTCCTCCACACCCCCCCGGACACCTTTCAGTATCGGGGGGAGTACGCCCTAAAGCGGCGGGAGTTTTCCCTCACCGCCCTCCTGGAGCGGGACGACACCAAGGAGAAGCTTTCCCGCTTCCGCCTGGAAGCCCTCCTCCCAGGAAGCCCCACGCCCCAGGACTGGCGCTACGCCCTCCGGCTGGAGGGCTTCCTGGACCACGACGAGGCCACCCCACCCCCCCGCACCCTGCAGCGCCTCCCCGAGCTGGAGGTCCAGTCCCCCACCCTCCGGGAAGGTCCCTTTAGCCTCCAGGCGAGCCTCCTCCTGGGCCGCTACTTGGCGGAAACCAACCCCCTAAACCGCTCCGCCCGGGCCCTTGGGCCCTACGCCGAGGCGGGAAGGGCCCTTTTCGCCCACGCCGAAAGCCTCGCCCTCACCCCCTGGCCCGGGGCCTCCCTCCGGGGGGAGAACCGCTTCCGGGGCTTCTACTACACCACGCAAAACCCCAACGGGGAGTACGAGCGGCAGGTGGACTGGACCACGAGCCTAAGCCTGCGCCAGGCCCTTGGGGGTTTTAGCCTGGAAGCGGCCTACCAAAGGAGCGTCCAAGAAGGGGAAAGCCCCTTCCGCTTCGACGCCCTGCCCAACCGGAAAAGCCACCAGGCCACCTTGAGCCTGGGCTTTCAGGAAAGGCCCCTCTTCCTGAACCTCAAAGGGGGGCGGGACCTGGAGGGGAACAGGTACCTGCCCCTCGAGGCGGAGGCTAGGCTCCAGGACCAGGGCTACAGCCTAAGGCTTTACCACAAGCGGGGCCTGGAGGGGGAAGGCCCCTTGGAAACCCAAGGGGAGGCGGGCCTCACCCCCTACCCCTTCTCCTTGCGGGCGAGCCTCCGCTACGACCACACCAAGGCCCTCTTTGACCCCCTCACCCTCCAGGGAGCCCTGGCCCTTCCCGCCGGAAGCCTCTCCCTCACCCACCGCCACGGCCTCAATGGGGAAGGAGCCCTCACCACGGACCTCACCTTCGCCCTCAGGGAAAGCGCCACCGCCTACACCCTCCAGGGCCGCCGGGACTGGCAAAAGGACACCCTCGCCCTTCAAGGCCAGGCCATCCTGGGCCCCCAAAGCCTTTCCCTCCAGGCCACCCTGGACCGGGAGGCCCTGGCCTACGCCTTGGGCTTCCGCACCGGGGAGGCCCCGGGGCCCCTCTTGGACCTCCTCCTTTCAGGCCGCTTCCAGGAGGGGCCTAAAGGGAGCAACCTCCGCCTTTCCCTCTCCCAGGCCCTGCCCGAAGCGGGCTTCCGCTTCACCGCCAACCTCCACCTCCCGGAGGTGCAGGACGGGGAGATCTACCTGAAGGACGCCACCTTTAGCGGGGGCGTGGAGCTTTGGCCACCCATCCCCTTGGACGAGGGGGTGCTTCCGGGACTTTCCCTTTCGGGAAGCCTCTCCTACCTCCGCCAGCCCACGAGGCCCGAGGGCTACACCCTGGCCCTACGGGGCTTCGGTCCCACCCTCACCTTCCTCGGCCGGGAGAACACCAAGCTGCACCTCACCGCCCTCCTCACGCAGGACCTGCCGGGAGAAACCCTAAGGCCCAAGTTCATTCTCACCCTGGACCGCTGCTGCTGGGCGTTGCGCTACACCCTGGACGCCGCCAAGGGCGAGGTGCGCCTAGCCTTCCTCTATGGGGGCCAGGCGGCGGAGGTGCTCATGGACGAGGAGGGCGTACGCTTGGGAGGTTTGCCATGA
- the mce gene encoding methylmalonyl-CoA epimerase, with protein MRLHHVGIAVEDLEAAKARYLLVGYRLVAEGEVPAQGVRVALLGGEGEALLELLAPLGPETPVGRFLAKRGPGLHHLAFAVEDVARELARLKAQGARLVDEAPRPGFGGHKVAFLHPSFGLGVLWELVEA; from the coding sequence ATGCGGCTTCACCACGTGGGCATCGCCGTGGAGGACCTCGAGGCGGCCAAGGCCCGCTACCTCCTTGTGGGCTACCGGCTGGTGGCGGAGGGGGAGGTCCCCGCCCAGGGGGTGCGGGTGGCCCTCCTTGGGGGGGAAGGGGAGGCCCTTTTGGAGCTCCTCGCCCCCCTGGGCCCCGAGACCCCCGTGGGCCGCTTCCTGGCCAAGCGGGGCCCCGGCCTTCACCACCTGGCCTTCGCCGTGGAGGACGTGGCCCGGGAGCTGGCCCGCCTGAAGGCGCAGGGGGCGAGGCTGGTGGACGAGGCGCCCCGGCCGGGCTTTGGAGGGCACAAGGTGGCCTTCCTCCACCCCTCCTTTGGCCTGGGGGTGCTTTGGGAGCTAGTGGAGGCCTAG